From a single Phalacrocorax aristotelis chromosome 1, bGulAri2.1, whole genome shotgun sequence genomic region:
- the KCNE3 gene encoding potassium voltage-gated channel subfamily E member 3, giving the protein MEEDNHTETWHRSLQAVLNALNQTLHGVVLCPTDCPATATAAPCNASAHAGRSGRNDNAYMYILFVMTLFAATVGSLILGYTRSRKVDKRSDPYHVYIKNRVSMI; this is encoded by the coding sequence ATGGAGGAGGACAACCATACGGAGACCTGGCACCGAAGCCTCCAGGCGGTGCTTAATGCCTTGAACCAGACGCTGCACGGGGTTGTCCTCTGCCCCACCGACTGCCCTGCCACCGCCACTGCTGCCCCGTGCAACGCCAGTGCCCACGCTGGCCGTTCCGGCCGCAACGACAACGCCTACATGTACATCCTCTTCGTCATGACGCTCTTCGCTGCCACGGTGGGGAGCCTCATCCTGGGCTACACCCGTTCCCGCAAAGTGGACAAGCGCAGCGACCCGTACCACGTCTACATCAAGAACAGGGTCTCCATGATCTGA
- the LIPT2 gene encoding LOW QUALITY PROTEIN: octanoyl-[acyl-carrier-protein]:protein N-octanoyltransferase LIPT2, mitochondrial (The sequence of the model RefSeq protein was modified relative to this genomic sequence to represent the inferred CDS: deleted 1 base in 1 codon), whose amino-acid sequence MSRGPVRVLRLGLRPYAEALRVQERCVRAARAARDGPDSPPGPSPSPGPGAPPGESVVLSEPAGPVYAWGLRGAPEAAAAARLRARGAGLAAARRGGRITFHGPGQLLAFPVLDLRRRRLPLRGYVGALEALVLRLCRRLGLPAARGLPPPLTGVWVGDSKLCAIGVHCGNHITSHGLALNCCTDLTWFDHIVPCGLEGKGVTSLSRELGRHVTVDHVLQPFLDSFQEVFDCTLVFSEESGD is encoded by the exons atgtCGCGGGGGCCGGTGCGGGTGCTGCGGCTGGGGCTGCGGCCCTACGCCGAGGCGCTGCGGGTGCAGGAGCGGTGCGTGCGGGCGGCGCGTGCGGCGCGGGAC GGCCCGGATTCCCCTCCGGGTCCGAGTCCGAGTCCGGGTCCGGGTGCCCCCCCGGGGGAGAGCGTGGTGCTGAGCGAACCGGCGGGTCCCGTCTACGcgtgggggctgcggggcgccccggaggcggcggcggcggcgcggctgcgggcgcggggcgcggggctggcggcggcgcggcggggcggccgcaTCACCTTCCACGGGCCCGGGCAGCTCCTCGCCTTCCCCGTGCTCGACCTGCGGCGCCGGCGGCTGCCGCTGCGCGGGTACGTGGGGGCGCTGGAGGCGCTGGTGCTGCGGCTCTGCCGCCGCCTCGGCCTGCCCGCCGCCCGCGgcctgccgccgccgctcacCGGCGTCTGGGTGGGCGACAGCAAGCTCTGCGCCATCG GGGTGCACTGTGGGAACCACATCACCTCCCACGGGCTGGCGCTGAACTGCTGCACTGACCTCACCTGGTTCGACCACATCGTCCCCTGCGGGCTGGAGGGGAAAGGCGTCACCTCGCTGAGCCGTGAGCTGGGGCGGCACGTCACCGTCGACCACGTCCTTCAGCCCTTCCTCGACTCCTTCCAGGAGGTGTTTGACTGCACTTTGGTCTTTTCGGAAGAATCCGGGGACTAG